A genomic stretch from Sulfurovum riftiae includes:
- a CDS encoding outer membrane beta-barrel protein: protein MMKKVVIALLCVTLGSTLYAGDIFTSKTFIGLEVGYAEVQGDVGHMEGDMVVIEPDFKGDNDVEFGVKIGAQNDQWRTTFIFDYYDSSDNDQNIEKGYLTLDYFVLEKESTVRPYIGVNVGYANYESSYVDDSGFLYGGQAGIVLEAGEMINIDLGYRYTLSDADALDHIGSIVFGVHYMF, encoded by the coding sequence ATGATGAAAAAGGTAGTAATTGCACTTTTATGTGTAACATTGGGTAGTACACTTTACGCAGGTGATATTTTTACAAGTAAAACTTTTATAGGTTTAGAAGTGGGGTATGCTGAAGTACAAGGTGATGTAGGACATATGGAAGGTGATATGGTTGTAATAGAACCAGATTTCAAAGGTGACAATGATGTGGAATTTGGGGTTAAAATAGGTGCACAGAATGATCAATGGAGAACTACCTTTATATTTGATTATTATGACAGTAGTGATAATGATCAAAATATTGAAAAAGGATATTTGACTTTGGACTATTTTGTATTAGAAAAAGAATCTACAGTGAGACCATATATAGGTGTTAATGTAGGATATGCAAATTATGAAAGTAGTTATGTTGATGATAGTGGTTTTCTATATGGTGGGCAAGCTGGTATTGTTTTAGAAGCTGGAGAGATGATAAATATAGATCTTGGATATAGATATACGCTATCAGATGCAGATGCTTTAGACCATATAGGAAGTATTGTCTTTGGCGTTCATTATATGTTCTAA
- a CDS encoding glutaredoxin family protein yields the protein MEKKQKKVVLFTTPTCKWCTTAKNHLKSHGIKFKVIDISKDQKAAKDCEQHGCRGVPVYLIGSQWICGFDQKKVEKLLNL from the coding sequence ATGGAAAAGAAACAGAAAAAAGTCGTACTCTTCACCACACCGACATGCAAGTGGTGCACCACTGCAAAGAACCATCTGAAATCACACGGTATCAAATTCAAGGTCATAGACATTTCCAAGGACCAGAAGGCGGCAAAGGACTGTGAACAGCATGGCTGCAGAGGGGTTCCAGTCTATCTTATCGGTTCACAGTGGATCTGCGGATTCGACCAGAAAAAAGTAGAAAAACTATTAAATCTCTGA
- the groES gene encoding co-chaperone GroES — protein MNFKPLGDRLLIQRVEEANTTASGIIIPDNAKEKPSKGKVIAVGSEVEDINVDDTVVFGKYSGNEIILDGTEYLIMESSDIFGILV, from the coding sequence ATGAATTTTAAGCCATTAGGTGACAGACTTTTGATCCAGAGAGTCGAAGAAGCCAATACTACGGCATCAGGGATCATCATACCGGACAATGCAAAAGAGAAGCCCTCCAAAGGGAAAGTGATCGCTGTAGGCAGCGAAGTCGAAGATATAAACGTAGATGACACGGTCGTGTTCGGAAAGTATTCAGGAAATGAGATCATCCTGGATGGAACGGAGTACCTTATTATGGAAAGCTCTGACATCTTCGGGATACTTGTATAA
- the groL gene encoding chaperonin GroEL (60 kDa chaperone family; promotes refolding of misfolded polypeptides especially under stressful conditions; forms two stacked rings of heptamers to form a barrel-shaped 14mer; ends can be capped by GroES; misfolded proteins enter the barrel where they are refolded when GroES binds), protein MAKEIFFSDTARNGLFEGVTKLADAVKVTMGPRGRNVLIQKSFGAPHITKDGVSVAREIELSDTLENMGAQLVKEVASNTADEAGDGTTTATVLAHSIFKEGLRNITAGANPIEVKRGMDKASAAIIDELKKISKEVKDKKEIAQVATISANSDETIGNLIAEAMERVGKDGVITVEEAKGINDDLEVVEGMQFDRGYLSPYFVTNTEKMTCEMENPLLLITDGKITSLKDLVPILEQIQQSGRPLLIIADDLEGEALATLVLNRLKGVLNIAAVKAPGFGDRKKEMLKDIAILTGANVITEELGLSLDKATLNDLGQAARVVIDKDNTVIVDGKGDSAAVEARVAEIKVQVENTTSEYDKEKLQERLAKLSGGVAVIKVGAATETEMKEKKDRVDDALSATKAAVDEGIVIGGGAALAKASKAVKLDLAHDEAVGADIILRAVYAPMKQIAENAGFDAGVVADKIANNAEANLGFNAATGEYVDMLEAGIIDPLKVARVALQNATSVASLLLTTEATVSDIKENPTPAPAMPDMGGMPGMM, encoded by the coding sequence ATGGCAAAAGAGATATTTTTTTCAGATACAGCAAGAAACGGACTGTTTGAAGGTGTAACAAAACTGGCAGATGCAGTCAAAGTTACTATGGGACCAAGAGGTCGCAACGTGCTTATTCAAAAGAGTTTCGGTGCACCGCACATTACCAAAGACGGTGTGAGCGTGGCAAGAGAGATCGAACTCTCGGACACACTGGAGAACATGGGAGCACAGCTGGTCAAGGAAGTGGCAAGCAACACGGCGGATGAGGCCGGTGACGGTACAACGACTGCAACCGTACTCGCACACTCCATCTTCAAAGAGGGACTCAGAAACATCACCGCGGGTGCCAACCCGATCGAAGTGAAGAGAGGTATGGACAAAGCATCTGCTGCGATCATCGATGAGCTCAAGAAGATCTCCAAAGAGGTCAAGGACAAAAAAGAGATCGCACAGGTAGCGACCATCTCCGCAAACTCGGATGAGACCATTGGTAACCTTATTGCCGAAGCAATGGAGAGGGTCGGGAAAGACGGTGTCATCACTGTGGAAGAGGCCAAAGGGATCAATGATGATCTTGAAGTCGTTGAAGGTATGCAGTTCGACAGAGGATACCTCTCACCCTACTTCGTGACCAACACGGAGAAGATGACATGTGAGATGGAGAATCCGCTGCTTCTCATTACTGATGGCAAGATCACTTCGCTGAAGGACCTTGTACCTATTTTGGAGCAGATCCAGCAGAGTGGAAGACCGCTGTTGATCATCGCAGATGATCTCGAAGGTGAAGCATTGGCTACACTGGTACTCAACAGACTCAAAGGGGTACTGAACATTGCCGCGGTCAAAGCCCCAGGTTTTGGTGACAGAAAGAAAGAGATGCTCAAAGACATCGCTATCCTTACGGGAGCGAATGTCATTACGGAAGAGCTTGGACTCAGTCTTGACAAAGCAACACTAAATGATCTTGGTCAGGCTGCAAGAGTGGTCATCGACAAAGACAATACAGTTATCGTAGACGGTAAAGGTGACAGTGCCGCTGTTGAAGCAAGAGTTGCCGAGATCAAAGTACAGGTTGAAAATACAACGAGCGAATATGACAAAGAGAAACTCCAGGAGAGACTGGCAAAACTCTCCGGCGGTGTCGCTGTCATCAAAGTCGGTGCTGCTACAGAGACTGAAATGAAAGAGAAGAAAGACAGAGTGGATGATGCGCTATCCGCAACAAAGGCAGCTGTAGATGAAGGTATCGTTATCGGTGGCGGTGCAGCCCTTGCCAAAGCAAGCAAAGCGGTAAAACTTGACCTTGCGCACGATGAAGCCGTCGGTGCGGACATCATCCTCAGAGCTGTTTATGCGCCGATGAAGCAGATCGCAGAGAATGCCGGATTCGATGCAGGTGTCGTAGCAGACAAGATCGCGAACAATGCTGAGGCGAACCTCGGATTCAATGCGGCAACAGGCGAATATGTCGACATGCTTGAAGCGGGTATCATCGATCCGTTGAAAGTGGCACGTGTGGCACTTCAGAATGCAACCTCTGTGGCAAGCCTGCTGCTCACGACGGAAGCAACCGTCTCTGACATCAAAGAAAACCCTACACCGGCTCCGGCAATGCCTGACATGGGCGGAATGCCTGGCATGATGTAA